In Porphyrobacter sp. LM 6, one DNA window encodes the following:
- a CDS encoding acetyl-CoA C-acyltransferase — MTQFAAADPIVILSYARTPMGAMQGALAEVAATDLGAIAVKAAVERAGVSGEDIDRAYIGCVLPAGLGQAPARQAAIKAGLPLSVQATTVNKVCGSGMQTVIMGAEALASGTIDMVVAGGMESMTNAPYLLKKHRSGARLGHDTAYDHMFLDGLEDAYEPGRAMGTFAQDTANAYQMTREEMDAYSIESLARANRAIASGAFADEVVPVTVSTRAGDVVVEHDEAPSKGRPDKIPQLKPAFAKDGTITAATSSSISDGAAALVLTRASVAAEKGLTPVARVVATAAHAQAPAQFTTAPIPAIQKVLARAGWGVDDVDLFEVNEAFACVAMFAMRDLGIPHEKINVNGGGTALGHPIGASGARIIVTLIAALKAQGKTRGVASLCIGGGEATAVAVELI, encoded by the coding sequence CCGATGGGCGCGATGCAGGGCGCGCTGGCCGAGGTTGCGGCGACCGATCTCGGGGCGATTGCCGTCAAGGCTGCGGTCGAACGCGCCGGCGTGTCGGGCGAGGATATCGACCGCGCCTACATCGGCTGCGTGCTGCCGGCCGGGCTCGGACAGGCTCCGGCGCGCCAAGCGGCGATCAAGGCCGGCCTGCCGCTCTCGGTCCAGGCAACGACCGTCAACAAGGTGTGCGGCTCGGGCATGCAGACCGTCATCATGGGGGCCGAGGCGCTTGCCAGCGGAACGATCGACATGGTGGTGGCCGGCGGGATGGAGAGCATGACCAATGCCCCCTACCTCCTCAAGAAGCACCGCTCGGGCGCGCGGCTGGGCCATGACACGGCCTATGACCACATGTTCCTCGACGGGCTGGAAGACGCCTACGAGCCGGGCCGCGCGATGGGCACCTTCGCGCAGGACACCGCCAACGCCTACCAGATGACCCGCGAGGAGATGGACGCCTATTCGATCGAATCGCTCGCCCGCGCCAACCGCGCGATTGCCAGTGGGGCGTTCGCCGACGAAGTCGTGCCGGTCACCGTTTCGACCCGTGCGGGCGATGTCGTCGTCGAACATGACGAAGCGCCCTCCAAAGGCCGTCCGGACAAGATCCCGCAATTGAAGCCCGCCTTCGCCAAAGACGGGACGATCACCGCTGCCACCTCAAGCTCGATCTCGGACGGCGCGGCAGCCCTCGTGCTGACCCGCGCAAGCGTCGCCGCAGAAAAGGGCCTGACGCCGGTTGCGCGCGTGGTCGCCACGGCTGCTCACGCTCAGGCCCCGGCACAGTTCACCACCGCGCCGATCCCGGCGATCCAGAAGGTGCTCGCTCGCGCCGGATGGGGGGTTGACGATGTCGATCTGTTCGAAGTCAACGAAGCCTTCGCCTGCGTCGCCATGTTCGCGATGCGCGACCTCGGCATTCCGCATGAGAAGATCAACGTGAACGGTGGCGGCACCGCGCTTGGTCACCCGATCGGCGCCAGCGGCGCGCGGATCATTGTGACGCTGATCGCCGCCCTCAAGGCACAGGGCAAGACCCGCGGCGTCGCCAGCCTGTGCATCGGCGGCGGGGAAGCGACCGCAGTCGCCGTCGAACTGATCTGA
- a CDS encoding SH3 domain-containing protein, whose protein sequence is MLGFRKTIGASAAFAVMLGVFTVPLHAQDRALPYWASLRYDEVRMRVGPSEEYPIEWVYKRKGLPVKVVRVREGWRLVEDPEGTRGWIARSQLDPARAVLVTGSGLADIRGDASTSAGLRWRAKPGVVGRLLGCKPRWCEVDIAGRKGWIARERLWGAENLPGDE, encoded by the coding sequence ATGTTGGGATTTCGCAAGACTATCGGAGCCAGCGCTGCCTTTGCGGTGATGCTGGGCGTGTTCACCGTGCCGTTGCACGCGCAGGACCGTGCGCTGCCTTACTGGGCGAGCCTGCGGTACGACGAGGTGCGCATGCGTGTCGGGCCGAGCGAGGAATATCCGATCGAGTGGGTCTACAAGCGCAAGGGCCTGCCGGTGAAGGTGGTGCGGGTACGCGAGGGCTGGCGATTGGTAGAGGACCCTGAAGGCACGCGCGGATGGATTGCGCGCAGCCAACTCGATCCGGCACGCGCTGTGCTGGTGACGGGATCCGGCCTGGCCGATATCAGGGGTGATGCCAGCACGTCGGCGGGGCTGCGCTGGCGCGCCAAGCCGGGGGTGGTCGGGCGTCTGCTCGGCTGCAAGCCGCGCTGGTGCGAAGTCGATATTGCTGGCCGCAAGGGCTGGATCGCTCGTGAGCGACTGTGGGGCGCGGAAAATCTGCCGGGCGACGAATGA
- a CDS encoding 2-hydroxyacid dehydrogenase codes for MTERPSRPLAARPRVIVTRHLMPAVEARMRELFDVMLNEADVALSREQLAAAMQDCDVLVPTVTDKIDADLIAGAGERLGLIASFGAGTEHIDLDAAAARKIIVTNTPGVFTDDTADIAMAGIIGVPRRIREGTALVRRGEWTGWAPSGLLGRKLAGKVLGIIGMGRIGQAVAHRARAFGLEIAYYNRKPLPEALERMLGARYVGDVDTLLAEADILTLHCPLTEETRYLIDARRIALMKPGSSIVNTARGELIDQEALISALESGHLAGAGLDVYPDEPHVDPRLIAHPNVMTLPHIGSATAEGREDSGHKVIANIRMWADGHRPPDQVLTALVRG; via the coding sequence ATGACCGAACGCCCTTCCCGCCCGCTGGCCGCGCGCCCGCGCGTGATCGTCACCCGCCACCTCATGCCCGCGGTCGAAGCGCGGATGCGCGAGCTGTTCGATGTGATGCTGAACGAAGCGGATGTGGCCCTGTCCCGCGAGCAGCTCGCCGCCGCGATGCAGGACTGCGACGTGCTGGTGCCCACCGTGACAGACAAGATTGATGCCGATCTGATCGCCGGGGCTGGCGAACGTCTCGGGCTGATCGCCAGCTTCGGCGCAGGAACCGAGCATATCGATCTCGACGCCGCTGCCGCGCGCAAGATCATCGTCACCAATACCCCCGGCGTGTTCACCGACGACACCGCCGATATCGCGATGGCCGGGATCATCGGCGTGCCGCGCCGGATTCGCGAAGGCACCGCGCTCGTGCGCCGCGGTGAATGGACCGGTTGGGCGCCTTCGGGCCTGCTCGGCAGGAAGCTTGCGGGCAAGGTGCTCGGCATTATCGGGATGGGCCGCATCGGCCAGGCCGTGGCCCACCGCGCCCGTGCCTTCGGGCTGGAAATTGCCTACTACAACCGCAAGCCCTTGCCCGAAGCGCTCGAGCGGATGCTGGGCGCACGCTATGTCGGCGATGTCGACACGCTGTTGGCCGAAGCCGATATCCTCACCCTGCATTGCCCGCTTACCGAGGAAACCCGCTATCTTATCGATGCGCGCCGGATCGCCTTGATGAAGCCCGGCAGCAGCATCGTGAACACCGCGCGCGGCGAGCTGATCGATCAGGAAGCACTGATTTCGGCGCTCGAATCGGGCCATCTCGCGGGCGCCGGACTGGACGTCTATCCCGACGAGCCGCACGTCGATCCGCGCCTGATTGCGCACCCTAATGTCATGACCCTTCCCCACATCGGCAGCGCCACGGCCGAGGGCCGCGAGGATTCGGGCCACAAGGTCATCGCGAACATCCGCATGTGGGCCGACGGCCACCGTCCGCCAGATCAGGTGCTGACGGCGCTGGTGCGAGGTTAA
- a CDS encoding esterase/lipase family protein, with protein sequence MDDNSPPSLSLFLRELPWLAAIAVAPLRRARKVDFRFPVSGPLPPVLVLPGLLSSDRDTSFLRRTFSASGFPTYPSELGLVTGITPERMRKAEQRIAEIAANHGERVVLVGWSLGGIYARVLAQRHPERVRMVVSLGTPFSGSRRANNAWRVYNALNDHTVDAPTLPDDPSCKPPVHTVAVWSPHDGVIAPASAMGTNREFDVAVSVGTRHFGFGAQRSAVEETVQLVAEELDMRCPRRAQEL encoded by the coding sequence ATGGACGATAATTCGCCTCCGTCGCTTTCGCTTTTCCTCCGGGAACTGCCGTGGCTGGCTGCGATTGCCGTGGCTCCGCTTCGCAGGGCAAGGAAGGTCGATTTCCGGTTCCCGGTCAGCGGTCCGCTGCCGCCGGTTTTGGTTCTTCCCGGTCTTCTCTCCAGCGACCGTGACACGTCGTTCTTGCGTCGCACGTTTTCTGCAAGCGGGTTTCCGACTTACCCGTCCGAACTAGGGCTGGTGACAGGCATCACACCTGAACGGATGCGCAAGGCCGAGCAGCGCATCGCCGAGATTGCGGCAAATCATGGCGAACGCGTGGTGCTTGTCGGTTGGAGCCTTGGCGGGATATACGCGCGGGTTCTGGCGCAGCGGCATCCGGAACGGGTGCGAATGGTGGTAAGCTTGGGAACCCCCTTTTCGGGCAGTCGCCGAGCCAACAACGCTTGGCGGGTCTATAATGCGCTCAACGACCATACCGTTGATGCACCGACGCTCCCCGACGATCCGTCGTGCAAGCCTCCGGTGCATACCGTCGCTGTATGGTCTCCCCACGACGGCGTTATCGCGCCGGCTTCGGCGATGGGGACTAATCGCGAATTCGACGTCGCTGTAAGTGTCGGCACCCGCCATTTCGGCTTCGGTGCGCAACGTTCCGCGGTCGAAGAGACTGTCCAGCTGGTGGCCGAAGAACTCGACATGCGATGCCCGCGAAGGGCGCAGGAACTTTAA